The Halococcus sediminicola genome contains a region encoding:
- a CDS encoding alcohol dehydrogenase catalytic domain-containing protein produces MRVAAFTGFDGPDNVTVQETDDPEPNPTEVVLDVAAASINRHDLWIFEGDSAMVDTDDLPFVSGLDVAGEVADTGTDVDTVSAGDRVVLCPNETCGVCRYCREGPENLCEQFSLYHGGLAEKALIEADRLVELPDSVDFTDAAALPTAYMTAYHMLRRADVGANDLVFIPGATGGVGVAGIQLVDALGARSIGTTTSSAKADQLAEIGADHVIESSNPNEIREVATEIGEADAVLNHLGGEYTELGLKLLRRGGRMAVCGRTAGGTSEINIPRLFLGHKHVIGSTMGTQPDLETLVGLTADGVVDPVIGDEYTLDETGQAFADMQSRDAFGKLVIRP; encoded by the coding sequence ATGCGCGTTGCTGCATTCACCGGCTTCGACGGTCCCGACAACGTTACTGTCCAGGAGACTGATGATCCTGAGCCGAACCCGACTGAAGTCGTTCTCGACGTCGCGGCAGCGTCGATCAATCGCCACGACCTCTGGATCTTTGAAGGCGACTCGGCGATGGTTGATACAGATGATCTCCCATTCGTGAGTGGCCTCGATGTCGCCGGCGAGGTCGCCGACACGGGAACCGACGTCGACACAGTTTCAGCAGGCGATCGGGTAGTGCTCTGTCCGAACGAGACGTGTGGTGTCTGTCGGTACTGTCGCGAGGGCCCCGAGAACCTCTGCGAACAGTTCAGCCTGTATCACGGCGGGCTTGCAGAGAAAGCGCTCATCGAGGCCGATCGGCTCGTCGAGCTTCCAGACTCGGTAGATTTCACCGACGCGGCCGCACTCCCGACCGCGTACATGACTGCCTATCATATGCTCCGCCGCGCGGATGTCGGGGCGAACGATCTCGTCTTCATCCCCGGAGCAACCGGCGGCGTCGGCGTTGCTGGCATCCAACTTGTTGACGCTCTCGGAGCTCGTTCGATCGGGACGACGACCTCGTCCGCGAAAGCCGACCAGTTGGCCGAGATCGGTGCGGATCACGTCATCGAATCGAGTAACCCCAACGAGATTCGGGAGGTAGCGACCGAGATCGGGGAGGCAGACGCAGTCCTGAACCACCTCGGCGGCGAGTATACGGAACTGGGGCTCAAACTCCTCCGACGGGGCGGTCGAATGGCCGTGTGTGGACGCACCGCGGGCGGCACCTCGGAGATCAACATCCCGCGGTTGTTCTTGGGCCACAAGCACGTCATCGGCAGCACGATGGGCACCCAACCGGATCTCGAAACGCTCGTTGGCCTCACGGCAGATGGCGTGGTCGATCCAGTCATCGGGGACGAGTATACGCTGGATGAGACGGGACAAGCGTTCGCTGATATGCAGAGTCGGGATGCGTTCGGAAAGCTCGTCATTCGCCCGTGA